Proteins from a genomic interval of Microbacterium phyllosphaerae:
- a CDS encoding PrsW family intramembrane metalloprotease, giving the protein MSSGGPSQPSPYTPPPAPQQPPAQQPPAPPQPQGYPQQQQPAPQQPGYSQQPGYPQQPGYPQQPQAYPANQPPAPQQYSAQQYAQSSYMPAPFSQRPAYASVLAQPTPYSPPAPAAPSPAQGLPALPAARRGGRIALYCLFGFLGLLLLALIAYFGLALGPLASVIGLVLALVPLAIVFFVVRMIDRWEPEPKSLVFFAIAWGAIAAVGLTLLVDLGLTAVLGMRGEVAGAVIQAPIVEEFWKGFGVFLIFLIARRSFDGPVDGVVYGALVGAGFAFTENIQYFAISLIEGGGEQLTVTFILRAIMSPFAHAMFTSLTGLAIGLAARRHASAGAALGFGLLGMLGAMFLHGLWNGSSFANFFLLYFVLQVPLFVGFIFGIIALRREESRLTKARLGDYAAAGWFTPEEVTMLATPAGRKTGLGWAAQLRGDRRPLMREFIKDATTLASVRQRAITGRDPMAPADEQALLARTRATRAALLAY; this is encoded by the coding sequence ATGAGTTCCGGAGGACCGTCCCAGCCATCGCCATACACGCCGCCGCCCGCGCCGCAGCAGCCTCCGGCCCAGCAACCTCCGGCTCCGCCCCAGCCGCAGGGGTATCCGCAGCAGCAGCAGCCCGCTCCGCAGCAGCCCGGGTACTCGCAGCAGCCCGGGTATCCGCAGCAGCCCGGATACCCGCAGCAGCCGCAGGCGTACCCCGCGAACCAGCCGCCGGCCCCGCAGCAGTACTCCGCTCAGCAGTACGCGCAGTCGAGCTACATGCCCGCCCCTTTCTCGCAGCGTCCCGCGTACGCGTCCGTTCTCGCTCAGCCGACTCCCTACTCTCCGCCTGCGCCCGCGGCTCCGTCTCCTGCACAGGGGCTGCCCGCGCTGCCCGCTGCCCGTCGCGGCGGACGCATCGCCCTCTATTGCCTGTTCGGGTTCCTCGGCCTGCTGCTTCTGGCGCTGATCGCCTACTTCGGTCTGGCCCTGGGCCCGCTGGCATCGGTCATCGGCCTCGTACTCGCACTGGTTCCGCTCGCGATCGTCTTCTTCGTCGTACGGATGATCGATCGATGGGAGCCCGAGCCCAAGTCTCTCGTGTTCTTCGCGATCGCCTGGGGTGCCATCGCGGCCGTCGGGCTGACGCTCCTCGTCGATCTCGGTCTCACCGCCGTCCTCGGCATGAGGGGAGAGGTCGCCGGAGCGGTGATCCAGGCGCCCATCGTCGAGGAGTTCTGGAAGGGCTTCGGTGTCTTCCTGATCTTCCTGATCGCCCGCCGTTCGTTCGACGGCCCGGTCGACGGCGTCGTCTACGGCGCCCTGGTGGGTGCGGGCTTCGCCTTCACCGAGAACATCCAGTACTTCGCGATCAGTCTCATCGAGGGCGGTGGCGAGCAGCTCACCGTGACGTTCATCCTGCGGGCGATCATGTCGCCGTTCGCGCATGCGATGTTCACCTCGCTCACCGGCCTCGCGATCGGGCTGGCCGCTCGGCGCCACGCCTCGGCAGGTGCGGCGCTCGGGTTCGGTCTTCTCGGGATGCTCGGCGCGATGTTCCTGCACGGGCTCTGGAACGGGTCGTCGTTCGCGAACTTCTTCCTGCTCTACTTCGTGCTGCAGGTCCCTCTGTTCGTCGGTTTCATCTTCGGTATCATCGCGCTTCGGCGGGAGGAATCCCGACTGACCAAGGCGCGCCTCGGCGACTACGCCGCCGCCGGATGGTTCACGCCCGAAGAGGTCACCATGCTGGCCACGCCGGCCGGTCGCAAGACCGGGCTGGGCTGGGCCGCGCAACTGCGCGGAGACCGCCGCCCGCTCATGCGCGAGTTCATCAAGGACGCCACGACGCTCGCATCCGTTCGCCAGCGCGCCATCACGGGCCGCGACCCGATGGCTCCGGCGGACGAGCAGGCTCTGCTCGCTCGTACACGGGCCACGAGGGCGGCTCTCCTGGCCTACTGA
- a CDS encoding aspartate ammonia-lyase — MASAAPALTRTETDSLGSMEIPADAYWGIHTARADANFPITKRPISVYPDLIVALAMVKQASARANREIGVLDAERADLIDRAAQRVIDGEFHDQFTVGVIQGGAGTSTNMNANEVITNIALELAGHEKGDYAFLSPIDHTNRSQSTNDVYPTAVKIGLSLTLRSLLEELDLLRVSFLNKSHEFHDVLKVGRTQLQDAVPMTLGQEFHGFASTLGYDHTRLTENASLMFEINMGATAIGTGITTHVDYAPAVLKHLREITSLDLVTSADLVEATSDTGSFMSFSSTLKRNAMKLSKICNDLRLLSSGPQAGFGEINLPAMQAGSSIMPGKVNPVIPEVVNQVAFAVAGADMTVTMAAEAGQLQLNAFEPVIAHSIFQSITWMRQAMWTLRVNCIDGITANRDRLGAMVGASVGVITALTPFIGYAAAAALAKTALLTNRNVADLVVEAGLMSRDEVIKQLSPARLSGLEAITAAIPVIAPEDLIEI, encoded by the coding sequence ATGGCTTCTGCCGCGCCTGCCCTCACCCGTACCGAGACCGATTCGCTCGGGAGCATGGAGATTCCCGCCGACGCGTACTGGGGGATCCACACCGCCCGTGCCGACGCGAACTTCCCGATCACCAAGCGTCCGATCTCGGTCTACCCCGACCTGATCGTCGCCCTCGCGATGGTCAAGCAGGCGAGTGCCCGCGCCAACCGCGAGATCGGCGTGCTCGATGCAGAACGCGCCGACCTGATCGACCGCGCCGCACAGCGTGTCATCGACGGGGAGTTCCACGACCAGTTCACGGTCGGCGTCATCCAGGGCGGCGCCGGGACCTCGACGAACATGAACGCGAACGAGGTCATCACCAACATCGCTCTCGAGCTCGCCGGCCACGAGAAGGGCGATTACGCGTTCCTGTCGCCGATCGACCACACCAACCGCAGCCAGTCCACCAACGACGTGTACCCGACCGCGGTCAAGATCGGCCTGTCGCTGACGCTGCGCTCGCTGCTCGAGGAACTCGATCTGCTGCGCGTGTCGTTCCTCAACAAGTCGCACGAGTTCCACGACGTCCTGAAGGTCGGACGCACGCAGCTCCAGGATGCCGTGCCGATGACACTCGGTCAGGAGTTCCACGGCTTCGCGTCGACACTCGGCTACGACCACACGCGCCTCACCGAGAACGCGTCTCTCATGTTCGAGATCAACATGGGCGCCACGGCGATCGGCACCGGCATCACGACCCACGTCGACTATGCGCCCGCTGTGCTGAAGCACCTGCGCGAGATCACGTCGCTCGACCTGGTCACCTCGGCCGACCTCGTCGAGGCCACCAGTGACACGGGCTCCTTCATGTCGTTCTCGTCGACGCTCAAGCGCAACGCGATGAAGCTCTCGAAGATCTGCAACGACCTGCGTCTGCTGTCGTCGGGGCCGCAGGCCGGCTTCGGCGAGATCAACCTGCCCGCGATGCAGGCGGGTTCGAGCATCATGCCCGGCAAGGTCAACCCCGTGATCCCCGAGGTCGTCAACCAGGTCGCCTTCGCTGTCGCCGGCGCCGACATGACCGTGACGATGGCGGCCGAGGCGGGGCAGCTGCAGCTCAACGCCTTCGAGCCCGTGATCGCGCACTCGATCTTCCAGTCGATCACCTGGATGCGTCAGGCGATGTGGACGCTCCGCGTGAACTGCATCGACGGCATCACCGCGAACCGCGACCGTCTCGGGGCGATGGTCGGAGCATCGGTCGGCGTCATCACCGCGCTCACCCCGTTCATCGGCTACGCGGCCGCGGCCGCGCTGGCCAAGACCGCACTCCTCACGAACCGCAACGTCGCCGATCTGGTCGTCGAGGCCGGTCTGATGTCGCGTGACGAGGTCATCAAGCAGCTGTCGCCGGCGCGTCTGTCGGGCCTCGAGGCGATCACCGCGGCGATCCCGGTGATCGCCCCCGAGGATCTCATCGAGATCTGA
- a CDS encoding fumarylacetoacetate hydrolase family protein → MRFAHLRRADSPAAHLAVVEGADAILVSDLLPDPPASLQQLIEGGAQMLAALRSAVAGSDAPRHPLDAWEFASAVIAPPAVLAVGLNYAAHSSELGLKTDAAPTVFTLWPNSLTGHEQTTSWPRALSEAVDYEAELGVLIGTPAKDVAEADALSHVWGYTVVNDITARNVQFSEAQWSRCKSFDGFTPTGPFAVTADEIADPQDLHIWAVVDGQTVQDASTDQMVRSVAKLIAHLSQSLTLLPGTLISTGSPGGAGYSRDPQIFLRDRSTVTVGIDGIGELTTHCRVLD, encoded by the coding sequence ATGCGGTTCGCTCATCTGCGTCGTGCCGACTCTCCCGCTGCGCATCTCGCAGTGGTGGAGGGTGCCGACGCCATCCTCGTCTCCGATCTCCTTCCCGACCCCCCTGCCTCGCTGCAGCAGCTGATCGAGGGCGGCGCGCAGATGCTCGCCGCACTCCGATCCGCTGTAGCGGGCAGCGACGCACCGCGGCATCCGCTCGACGCCTGGGAGTTCGCCTCCGCGGTGATCGCTCCCCCCGCGGTTCTCGCGGTCGGACTCAACTACGCGGCCCACTCCAGTGAGCTCGGGCTGAAGACCGACGCGGCACCGACCGTGTTCACTCTGTGGCCCAATTCGCTCACCGGACACGAGCAGACGACTTCCTGGCCGCGCGCGCTGAGCGAGGCGGTGGACTACGAGGCCGAGCTCGGTGTGCTGATCGGCACTCCTGCGAAGGATGTCGCCGAAGCCGACGCGCTCTCCCACGTCTGGGGGTACACGGTGGTCAACGACATCACCGCTCGGAACGTCCAGTTCTCCGAGGCGCAGTGGTCTCGCTGCAAGTCGTTCGACGGATTCACGCCGACAGGCCCCTTCGCCGTCACGGCCGACGAGATCGCCGACCCGCAGGACCTCCACATCTGGGCCGTCGTCGACGGACAGACCGTGCAGGATGCCAGCACCGACCAGATGGTCCGGTCGGTCGCGAAGCTCATCGCGCACCTCTCGCAGTCGCTGACGCTGCTGCCCGGCACCCTGATCTCGACGGGAAGCCCGGGCGGTGCAGGATACTCGCGCGATCCGCAGATCTTCCTGCGTGACCGCTCCACGGTGACCGTCGGCATCGACGGCATCGGCGAGCTCACCACGCACTGCCGCGTTCTCGACTGA
- a CDS encoding FKBP-type peptidyl-prolyl cis-trans isomerase: MTDRTKPEFDAPTGPAPAELVIRDLIEGDGAEAKPGDTVTVHYAGVEFESGEEFDSSWGRGETIQFPLRGLIQGWQDGIPGMKVGGRRELVIPPHLAYGPVGGGHFLSGKTLIFIIDLVAVG; this comes from the coding sequence ATGACTGATCGCACAAAGCCTGAGTTCGACGCCCCCACCGGCCCCGCTCCCGCGGAGCTCGTGATCCGCGACCTCATCGAAGGAGACGGCGCCGAGGCGAAGCCCGGCGACACCGTGACCGTGCACTACGCCGGTGTCGAGTTCGAGTCCGGCGAGGAGTTCGACTCGTCGTGGGGTCGTGGCGAGACCATCCAGTTCCCGCTCCGCGGTCTGATCCAGGGTTGGCAGGACGGCATCCCCGGTATGAAGGTCGGCGGACGCCGTGAGCTGGTCATCCCGCCGCATCTCGCCTACGGGCCCGTCGGAGGCGGACACTTCCTCTCCGGCAAGACCCTCATCTTTATCATCGACCTCGTCGCCGTCGGCTGA
- a CDS encoding YceI family protein, giving the protein MTTIDIPGYRAGTWVLDPSHSEVTFSVRHMMISKVRGTFGVKSATLIAPENPLEARVEASVDVTSIDTKDEGRDTHLRSGDFFDTENFPTMEFVSTGARAEGGELFVDGDLTIRGITKPVSFELDFGGFGSDPWGNYKAGASAKTVINREDFGLTWNAALETGGVLVGKDVTISLDLQGALQQD; this is encoded by the coding sequence ATGACCACCATCGACATTCCCGGCTACCGCGCAGGCACCTGGGTGCTCGACCCGTCGCACAGCGAGGTCACCTTCAGTGTCCGCCACATGATGATCTCCAAGGTGCGCGGCACCTTCGGCGTCAAGAGCGCCACGCTCATCGCCCCCGAGAACCCCCTCGAGGCTCGCGTCGAGGCGAGCGTCGACGTCACGTCGATCGACACGAAGGACGAGGGGCGCGACACGCACCTGCGCTCGGGCGACTTCTTCGACACCGAGAACTTCCCGACCATGGAGTTCGTCTCGACGGGTGCGCGCGCCGAGGGCGGCGAGCTCTTCGTCGACGGCGACCTGACCATCCGCGGCATCACCAAGCCGGTCAGCTTCGAGCTCGACTTCGGCGGGTTCGGCTCCGACCCGTGGGGCAACTACAAGGCCGGCGCCTCGGCGAAGACCGTCATCAACCGTGAGGATTTCGGTCTGACCTGGAACGCGGCGCTTGAGACCGGTGGCGTGCTCGTCGGCAAGGACGTCACGATCAGCCTCGACCTGCAGGGTGCTCTGCAGCAGGACTGA